Proteins encoded in a region of the Streptomyces sp. NBC_01471 genome:
- a CDS encoding papain-like cysteine protease family protein produces MNLQKRGTPPDRATSAPPVARLSGRRTRNLLLAALAAVGLLIPCAASASAAPASPVTAGHGTSYGASGQLDFAELTQQQDEWCWDATGLSIAQFLGYGSGVSQNAFCDYARGLPAGYPCPNQPGELTDVQNGWAGTGMQNVGQVTGPASFSTVARSIDAGSPVEAGIYWTAGGGHANVLYGYDANSRTVLYADPWPSNPRYGQMNYSSYVSNSQFQWGQSLYGER; encoded by the coding sequence ATGAACCTCCAGAAACGCGGTACCCCACCGGACCGGGCCACTTCCGCGCCCCCGGTGGCGCGGCTGTCCGGCCGCCGTACCCGGAACCTGCTCCTGGCGGCCCTCGCAGCCGTCGGCCTGCTCATACCCTGCGCCGCATCCGCATCCGCCGCCCCTGCTTCCCCGGTGACCGCCGGGCACGGCACGTCGTACGGCGCTTCCGGTCAGCTCGACTTCGCCGAGCTGACCCAGCAGCAGGACGAGTGGTGCTGGGATGCCACCGGCCTGTCCATCGCGCAGTTCCTCGGCTACGGCAGCGGCGTCAGCCAGAACGCGTTCTGCGACTACGCCCGCGGGCTCCCGGCCGGCTACCCCTGCCCCAACCAGCCCGGCGAGCTGACCGATGTGCAGAACGGCTGGGCCGGAACGGGGATGCAGAACGTCGGCCAGGTCACCGGCCCGGCGTCCTTCAGCACCGTCGCCCGGTCGATCGACGCCGGTTCGCCCGTGGAGGCCGGTATCTACTGGACCGCGGGCGGCGGGCACGCCAACGTCCTGTACGGGTACGACGCGAACAGCCGGACCGTCCTCTACGCCGACCCCTGGCCGTCCAACCCCCGCTACGGGCAGATGAACTACAGCAGCTACGTCAGCAACTCCCAGTTCCAGTGGGGCCAGTCCCTGTACGGGGAGAGGTGA
- a CDS encoding trans-aconitate 2-methyltransferase codes for MTPTSPHPAHDHGAHAVHEPEHTPDRRAGHDTEHDTDGQAELLDLDAEVLAEHIASITAWLPVTAAPRRIVDLGCGTGTGTLALLTRFPGAEVTAVDTSADHLRRLRHKVEAAGLADRVRTVQADLDGVWPELGTPDLVWASASMHHMADPDRTLRQVHGTLAPGGLFAVVELAGFPRFLPEDAPAERPGLEERCHAALDRLHAEHMPHRGADWGPKLTAAGFTVEGERVITVDLGPTRAEAVGRYALSSLTRLRGNVADELAAEDVTALDQLLDTGGPHSILRRDDVTVRTERMVWAARRT; via the coding sequence ATGACACCCACATCCCCGCACCCGGCGCACGACCACGGCGCCCACGCGGTCCACGAGCCCGAGCACACACCCGACCGCAGAGCCGGGCACGACACCGAGCACGACACCGACGGGCAGGCGGAACTCCTCGACCTCGACGCCGAGGTGCTCGCCGAACACATCGCCTCCATCACCGCATGGCTGCCCGTCACGGCAGCCCCCCGCCGCATCGTGGATCTGGGCTGCGGTACCGGGACCGGCACCCTCGCACTGCTCACGCGCTTCCCCGGGGCCGAGGTGACCGCCGTCGACACCTCGGCCGACCACCTGCGGCGCCTGCGGCACAAGGTGGAGGCAGCGGGTCTCGCCGACCGGGTGCGCACCGTTCAGGCCGACCTCGACGGGGTCTGGCCGGAGCTCGGCACGCCCGACCTGGTGTGGGCGTCAGCCTCCATGCACCACATGGCCGACCCGGACCGCACCCTGCGCCAGGTCCACGGCACGCTCGCCCCCGGCGGGCTGTTCGCCGTCGTCGAACTGGCAGGCTTCCCGCGCTTCCTGCCCGAAGACGCCCCGGCGGAACGTCCCGGACTCGAAGAACGCTGCCACGCCGCGCTCGACCGCCTCCATGCCGAGCACATGCCCCACCGCGGCGCGGACTGGGGACCGAAACTGACCGCGGCCGGCTTCACCGTCGAAGGCGAACGCGTCATCACCGTCGACCTGGGCCCGACCCGCGCCGAAGCCGTCGGCCGCTACGCGCTCAGCAGCCTGACCCGCCTGCGCGGCAACGTGGCCGACGAGCTGGCGGCCGAAGACGTCACCGCTCTCGACCAGCTGCTCGACACCGGCGGTCCGCACAGCATCCTGCGCCGCGACGACGTGACGGTACGCACCGAGCGAATGGTGTGGGCCGCACGCCGCACCTGA
- a CDS encoding helix-turn-helix domain-containing protein, protein MTQGDGEFDSLVRQRIRGLRVAQGWSLDELATRARLSPSTLSRIENGQRRLALDQLFTLARALDTTLDQLVETATDDVISSPVIDAARRLMRWPVRADPGMSVVRRRLTDPPPDTPSRMRAHPGHEWFVVLSGTAVLLLGNRRFRVETNQAAEFPTMVPHAIGTAGGPCEILGISDRDARRGHQRDDESTGGAGGPSS, encoded by the coding sequence ATGACGCAAGGTGATGGGGAGTTCGACAGCCTGGTGCGCCAGCGGATCCGCGGTCTGCGCGTGGCGCAGGGCTGGTCCCTGGACGAGCTGGCCACCCGCGCCCGGCTCAGCCCCTCCACGCTCAGCCGGATCGAGAACGGGCAGCGCCGCCTCGCCCTGGACCAGCTCTTCACCCTCGCCCGCGCCCTGGACACCACGCTCGACCAACTGGTCGAGACGGCCACGGACGACGTCATCTCCAGCCCGGTGATCGACGCCGCCCGCCGGCTGATGCGCTGGCCCGTGCGGGCGGACCCGGGCATGAGCGTCGTACGCCGGCGCCTGACGGACCCACCGCCCGACACCCCCTCACGCATGCGCGCCCACCCCGGCCACGAGTGGTTCGTCGTCCTCTCCGGCACCGCCGTCCTGCTCCTGGGCAACCGGCGCTTCCGGGTGGAGACCAACCAGGCCGCCGAATTCCCCACGATGGTCCCGCACGCCATCGGCACCGCGGGCGGGCCGTGCGAAATCCTGGGCATCTCCGACCGCGACGCCCGCCGCGGCCACCAGCGCGACGACGAAAGCACCGGGGGCGCGGGCGGCCCGTCGAGCTGA
- a CDS encoding TOBE domain-containing protein codes for MPSYSIGQAAGLLGVSPETVRRWADGGQIAMDRDGAGNRVIDGVSLAAFAKGRAEGLHPVPGEVHTSVRNSFAGIVTRVTVDDVVAQVEIQSGPHRLVSLVSREAVDELGIVVGVTATARVKSTNVHIDRP; via the coding sequence ATGCCGTCGTACAGCATTGGCCAGGCAGCGGGACTGCTCGGTGTGAGTCCTGAGACCGTCCGCCGCTGGGCCGACGGGGGACAGATCGCCATGGACCGGGACGGTGCGGGCAACCGCGTCATCGATGGGGTGAGCCTCGCCGCGTTCGCCAAGGGGCGGGCCGAGGGTCTGCATCCGGTGCCGGGGGAGGTCCACACCTCCGTACGGAATTCCTTCGCCGGGATCGTCACCCGGGTCACCGTCGACGACGTGGTCGCCCAGGTCGAGATCCAGTCCGGGCCGCACCGGCTGGTCTCGCTGGTGAGCCGGGAGGCCGTCGACGAGCTGGGGATCGTGGTCGGGGTGACCGCGACGGCGCGCGTGAAGTCGACGAATGTCCATATCGACAGGCCGTAG
- a CDS encoding PucR family transcriptional regulator: MHVEQLLQLESLDLALLWGEHPLLTREISGVTATDLEDPARFLQQGEIVLSGLVWWSPDAGPDKTDRFVSALRSAGATALLAGEETHGTVPGALIDSCREHSVPLLSVPAQTSFRAITEAVYLRQWGDLSRRPAHHYALPANVRTELARLLADGAGPAELLDRAFAHLGRLPCYLLTAGGRTLGRTPSAPELPVQRAAAVLRDTVRDTTRVALRVEADSGPYDTWYLYLPDPAEAPPRVLHEIADVMAQYRHALHRRRATERRAADELVALVDSPVADATALDSALAACGLPARGHYRVIAAGLGTYGAQQNEGTGARAALTEALSQGAAGPFAVGLRPGEEAVAVLHTGRDEDSGRPAVDQAWSLLHACAPETPLHAGVSDSTPGPSGLNSALGQARYAMAAAATTAAGADRVTAVDDLTSLDALLAGIPTDVRTAFSANTLGPLSDSSSGSHRVLLETLEAFLDHNCSWTRTAEALHLHVNTVHYRIQRVEALTGRGLSNLDDKLDLHAALKCR, translated from the coding sequence ATGCACGTCGAACAACTTCTCCAGCTCGAATCGCTCGATCTGGCCCTGCTCTGGGGGGAGCACCCCCTCCTCACCCGGGAAATCAGTGGTGTCACCGCCACGGACCTGGAGGACCCGGCACGCTTCCTCCAGCAGGGCGAGATCGTGCTGAGCGGACTGGTCTGGTGGAGCCCCGACGCCGGCCCGGACAAGACCGACCGCTTCGTCTCCGCACTCCGCTCGGCCGGGGCGACCGCACTCCTCGCGGGCGAGGAGACGCACGGCACCGTCCCCGGCGCCCTGATCGACTCCTGCCGTGAACACAGCGTCCCGCTCCTCTCCGTGCCGGCGCAGACCAGCTTCCGCGCCATCACCGAGGCGGTCTATCTGCGCCAGTGGGGCGACCTCAGCCGCCGCCCGGCCCACCACTACGCGCTGCCCGCGAACGTCCGGACGGAGCTGGCACGGCTGCTCGCGGACGGCGCGGGCCCCGCCGAACTCCTGGACCGCGCCTTCGCCCACCTCGGCCGGCTGCCCTGCTACCTGCTGACGGCCGGGGGGCGCACTCTCGGCCGTACGCCGTCCGCACCCGAGCTGCCGGTGCAGCGGGCCGCCGCGGTACTCAGGGACACCGTGAGGGACACCACCCGGGTCGCCCTGCGCGTCGAGGCGGACTCCGGCCCCTACGACACCTGGTACCTCTACCTGCCCGACCCGGCGGAGGCCCCGCCGCGCGTCCTCCACGAGATCGCCGACGTGATGGCCCAGTACCGCCACGCCCTCCACCGCCGCCGGGCGACGGAGCGGCGGGCCGCCGACGAGCTGGTGGCCCTGGTCGACTCACCGGTCGCCGACGCGACGGCCCTGGACTCCGCACTCGCGGCCTGCGGCCTCCCGGCCCGTGGGCACTACCGCGTGATCGCCGCCGGGTTGGGCACCTACGGCGCACAGCAGAACGAGGGCACGGGCGCGCGGGCCGCTCTCACCGAGGCGCTGAGCCAGGGCGCGGCCGGCCCGTTCGCGGTGGGACTGCGGCCCGGCGAGGAGGCGGTGGCCGTCCTGCACACCGGCCGGGACGAGGACTCCGGGCGCCCCGCGGTCGACCAGGCGTGGTCGCTGCTGCACGCCTGCGCCCCGGAGACACCGCTGCACGCCGGTGTCAGCGACAGCACACCGGGGCCCAGCGGGCTCAACTCGGCTCTCGGGCAGGCGCGTTACGCCATGGCCGCGGCCGCCACAACGGCCGCCGGGGCCGACCGGGTCACCGCGGTCGACGACCTCACCTCACTGGACGCGCTGCTGGCGGGCATCCCCACCGACGTACGCACGGCCTTCAGCGCCAACACCCTGGGCCCCCTGTCCGACAGCTCCAGCGGTTCGCACCGCGTGCTCCTGGAGACGCTGGAGGCCTTCCTCGACCACAACTGCTCCTGGACCCGCACCGCGGAGGCCCTGCATCTGCACGTCAACACGGTGCACTACCGCATCCAGCGGGTGGAGGCCCTGACCGGTCGCGGGCTCTCCAACCTGGACGACAAACTGGATCTGCACGCCGCGCTGAAGTGCCGCTGA
- a CDS encoding xanthine dehydrogenase family protein subunit M: protein MDLNTVAEVCDARTGPVWRPGDYWLGGGTYLFSEPQPRLRRLIDLSRMGWEPLKELPNGDLEIAATCTIAQLSRFGKAWPVTAAPLVEQCCRAFLASFKIWNMATFGGNLCNGLPAGPMISLAAGLDGVCLLRAQDGSLRRLPVEEFVIGAGVKNLGQGELLRSVTLPARALASRTAFRQASLYGLGRSGALIIGALDPLDGSLAITVTAATVRPFRFWFPLPPTAAELRAAILRRVQDEEWFDDIHGLPEWRRHMALRLAEEIRSELTEGGAR, encoded by the coding sequence ATGGATCTCAATACGGTGGCCGAGGTGTGCGACGCGCGCACCGGACCGGTCTGGCGGCCCGGCGACTACTGGCTGGGCGGCGGCACCTACCTCTTCTCCGAGCCCCAGCCCCGGCTGCGGCGGCTGATCGATCTCAGCCGGATGGGCTGGGAGCCGCTGAAGGAACTGCCGAACGGGGATCTGGAGATCGCGGCGACCTGCACGATCGCGCAGCTCTCCCGGTTCGGGAAGGCCTGGCCGGTCACCGCGGCGCCGCTCGTCGAACAGTGCTGCCGTGCGTTCCTCGCCTCGTTCAAGATCTGGAACATGGCGACCTTCGGCGGGAACCTCTGCAACGGTCTGCCGGCCGGCCCGATGATCTCCCTCGCCGCCGGGCTCGACGGCGTCTGCCTCCTCCGGGCGCAGGACGGCTCGCTGCGCCGCCTGCCGGTCGAGGAGTTCGTCATCGGCGCCGGGGTCAAGAACCTGGGCCAGGGGGAGCTGCTGCGCTCGGTCACCCTGCCCGCCCGCGCGCTCGCCTCCCGTACGGCGTTCCGCCAGGCGTCGCTCTACGGGCTCGGCCGCTCCGGCGCCCTGATCATCGGCGCACTCGACCCGCTGGACGGCTCGCTGGCGATCACCGTCACGGCCGCGACCGTACGGCCCTTCCGGTTCTGGTTCCCGCTGCCGCCGACGGCGGCCGAACTGCGCGCCGCGATCCTGCGGAGGGTCCAGGACGAGGAGTGGTTCGACGACATTCACGGGCTCCCCGAGTGGCGCCGCCACATGGCGCTGCGGCTGGCCGAGGAGATCCGTTCGGAACTCACCGAGGGCGGTGCGCGATGA
- a CDS encoding molybdopterin-dependent oxidoreductase, giving the protein MTYAIEVNKKKFDAEPRPGQCLRTYLRDRGWFGVKKGCDAGDCGACTVHVDGEPVHSCLYPAVRAEGRSVTTVEGLAEDGELHPVQQKFLDAQGFQCGFCTAGFLMTTAKLDEDQLTDLPRALKGNLCRCTGYRAIEDSIRGVKHAEAPCAGKAVGRSLPAPAGPKVVTGTARYTFDIAVPGLLHMKLLRSPHAHARIVSIDTAAALRVPGVHLVLTHYDAPERLYSTARHEHPEEDPDDTRLLDDTVRYVGQRVAAVVADSEGAAEEGCRRIEVTYDVLPAVLDPEEAMLPGAPVVHAKDGKQSRISRPQDNVVGETHGEIGDVEAGFAEADVVYEQDFQTQRVQHASLETHGAVAWFEDMYEGTDGQVGSAVGVDRRITGEEDEAAPAGSAEGKADADSTGAEAEAEAESTGAEAAAGRTGGLPAPADGQRLIVRSSTQTPFLTRRALCVLFELPLEKVRVVAGRVGGGFGGKQEMIVEDIVALAAMRLRRPVKLEYTRAEQFYGATTRHPFRIRIKAGARRDGTLTALQLRVVSNTGAYGNHGPAVMFHACGESLSVYRCPNKKADGYSVYTNAVPAGAFRGYGLGQVVFGMESVLDELARQLGMDPMVLKARNIIKAGEPMVTADGEEEDLHIASYGLDQCLGIVRTAQEQEKEWEVRNDPKATSLSVPDGWLVGEGSALSMIATGPPGGHVADARVTLLADGTFDLAVGTAEFGNGTTTVHRQIAAGELGTTVDQITIRQSDTDVVRHDTGAFGSTGTVVAGKATLRASEALAASLLRFAGAHLGVSAADCRLVEEAVECGDRRVLLKELYASAQAAGRELAEDGHFGGTPRSVAFNAQWFKIAVDPGSGEIRILRSVHAADAGKVMNPMQCRGQVEGGVAQALGATLFENVRIGDRGQVTTPAFRMYRLPAYADVPRTEVHFMETADAIGPLGAKSMSESPFNPVAPALANALRDATGIRFTELPVTRDRVWRAMDRRARGLDE; this is encoded by the coding sequence ATGACCTACGCGATCGAAGTGAACAAGAAGAAGTTCGACGCGGAGCCCCGCCCCGGACAGTGCCTGCGGACCTATCTGCGGGACCGCGGCTGGTTCGGTGTGAAGAAGGGGTGCGACGCGGGGGACTGCGGGGCGTGCACGGTGCACGTGGACGGCGAGCCCGTCCACAGCTGCCTCTATCCCGCCGTACGGGCCGAAGGCCGTTCGGTCACCACGGTGGAGGGGCTGGCGGAGGACGGCGAACTCCACCCCGTACAGCAGAAGTTCCTCGACGCGCAGGGCTTCCAGTGCGGGTTCTGCACCGCCGGGTTCCTGATGACCACCGCGAAGCTCGACGAGGACCAGCTGACCGACCTGCCCAGGGCGCTCAAGGGAAACCTGTGCCGCTGCACGGGCTACCGGGCGATCGAGGACTCCATCCGGGGGGTCAAGCACGCGGAGGCGCCCTGCGCGGGCAAGGCCGTCGGCCGCAGTCTGCCCGCCCCGGCGGGGCCGAAGGTGGTCACCGGCACCGCGCGCTACACCTTCGACATCGCTGTGCCGGGCCTGCTGCACATGAAGCTGCTGCGCTCCCCGCACGCGCACGCCCGGATCGTCTCCATCGACACCGCGGCCGCGCTGCGGGTGCCCGGCGTCCACCTCGTCCTGACCCATTACGACGCGCCGGAGCGGCTCTACTCCACGGCGCGCCACGAACACCCGGAGGAGGACCCGGACGACACCCGGCTGCTCGACGACACGGTGCGCTACGTCGGCCAGCGCGTCGCCGCTGTCGTCGCCGACAGCGAGGGGGCGGCCGAGGAGGGCTGCCGCCGGATCGAGGTCACGTACGACGTCCTGCCCGCGGTGCTCGACCCCGAGGAGGCGATGCTGCCGGGCGCTCCCGTGGTCCACGCCAAGGACGGGAAGCAGTCCCGGATCAGCCGCCCGCAGGACAACGTGGTCGGTGAGACGCACGGCGAGATCGGCGACGTCGAGGCCGGCTTCGCCGAGGCCGACGTGGTGTACGAGCAGGACTTCCAGACCCAGCGGGTGCAGCACGCCAGCCTGGAGACCCACGGCGCGGTCGCCTGGTTCGAGGACATGTACGAGGGGACGGACGGCCAGGTCGGCTCCGCCGTGGGTGTCGACAGGCGGATCACCGGCGAAGAGGACGAGGCCGCCCCGGCCGGGAGCGCCGAAGGGAAAGCGGACGCCGACAGCACCGGGGCGGAAGCGGAAGCCGAGGCCGAAAGCACCGGGGCGGAAGCCGCCGCCGGCCGCACCGGCGGGCTTCCCGCTCCGGCCGACGGGCAGCGGCTGATCGTACGGTCGAGCACCCAGACCCCGTTCCTCACCCGGCGCGCGCTCTGCGTCCTCTTCGAACTGCCGCTGGAGAAGGTGCGCGTGGTCGCGGGCCGGGTCGGCGGCGGATTCGGCGGCAAGCAGGAGATGATCGTCGAGGACATCGTCGCGCTCGCCGCGATGCGGCTGCGCCGCCCCGTCAAGCTGGAGTACACCCGCGCCGAGCAGTTCTACGGCGCCACCACCCGCCACCCGTTCCGTATCCGCATCAAGGCCGGGGCCCGTCGGGACGGCACCCTGACCGCGCTCCAGCTGCGGGTCGTCTCCAACACCGGGGCGTACGGGAACCATGGCCCCGCGGTGATGTTCCACGCCTGCGGCGAGTCCCTTTCGGTGTACCGCTGCCCCAACAAGAAGGCGGACGGCTACTCGGTCTACACCAACGCCGTCCCGGCGGGCGCGTTCCGCGGGTACGGGCTCGGGCAGGTCGTCTTCGGCATGGAGTCCGTGCTCGACGAGCTGGCCAGACAGCTGGGCATGGACCCGATGGTGCTGAAGGCGCGGAACATCATCAAGGCGGGCGAGCCCATGGTCACCGCCGACGGCGAGGAGGAGGACCTGCACATCGCGAGCTACGGGCTCGACCAGTGCCTCGGTATCGTCCGCACGGCCCAGGAGCAGGAGAAGGAGTGGGAGGTGCGGAACGACCCGAAGGCCACGTCCCTGAGCGTGCCCGACGGGTGGCTCGTCGGTGAGGGCTCGGCCCTCTCGATGATCGCCACCGGGCCGCCCGGCGGCCATGTCGCCGACGCCCGCGTCACACTGCTCGCCGACGGCACCTTCGACCTCGCCGTCGGTACGGCCGAGTTCGGCAACGGCACCACCACCGTGCACCGGCAGATCGCGGCGGGCGAACTCGGCACCACCGTCGACCAGATCACCATCCGGCAGTCGGACACGGACGTGGTGCGCCACGACACGGGCGCCTTCGGCTCGACCGGCACCGTGGTGGCGGGCAAGGCGACCCTGCGGGCGTCGGAGGCCCTCGCGGCATCGCTGCTGCGCTTCGCCGGCGCCCATCTCGGCGTGTCCGCGGCCGACTGCCGGCTGGTCGAGGAGGCCGTCGAGTGCGGTGACCGCCGGGTGCTGCTCAAGGAGCTGTACGCCTCCGCGCAGGCCGCGGGCCGGGAACTCGCCGAGGACGGGCACTTCGGCGGCACGCCCCGCTCGGTGGCCTTCAACGCCCAGTGGTTCAAGATCGCCGTCGACCCCGGCAGCGGGGAGATCCGTATCCTGCGCAGCGTGCACGCGGCGGACGCGGGCAAGGTGATGAACCCGATGCAGTGCCGGGGCCAGGTCGAGGGGGGAGTGGCGCAGGCGCTGGGTGCGACGCTCTTCGAGAACGTACGGATCGGCGACCGCGGCCAGGTCACCACACCGGCCTTCCGTATGTACCGGCTGCCCGCCTACGCCGATGTGCCGCGTACCGAGGTGCACTTCATGGAGACCGCGGACGCGATCGGACCGCTGGGCGCGAAATCCATGAGTGAGAGCCCGTTCAACCCGGTCGCCCCGGCCCTGGCGAACGCGCTGCGGGACGCCACCGGCATCCGCTTCACCGAACTCCCGGTCACCCGCGACCGCGTGTGGCGCGCCATGGACCGGCGGGCGCGGGGCCTGGATGAGTAG
- a CDS encoding molybdopterin-dependent oxidoreductase yields the protein MSGISAPSRSVRAASVAPRSLVLKGELVRPAALTVADLRARWGQRRAEVVFDCAKNGPQHHTFEGPLLRDVVGDARPAFDPARRKDRSRFLLAVTGGDGHRTVLSWAEIDADFADSPILLATAMDGRGLDMAGSQLVVPSDRCGARYISAITSVWVGTCAFAGL from the coding sequence ATGAGTGGAATCAGCGCACCGTCTCGCTCCGTCCGTGCTGCCTCCGTGGCACCCAGAAGCCTGGTGCTCAAGGGCGAGTTGGTGCGCCCCGCGGCGCTGACGGTCGCGGATCTCCGGGCCCGGTGGGGGCAGCGCCGGGCGGAGGTGGTCTTCGACTGCGCCAAGAACGGCCCGCAGCACCACACCTTCGAAGGGCCCCTGCTGCGCGATGTCGTCGGCGACGCGCGGCCGGCCTTCGACCCGGCACGGCGCAAGGACCGCTCCCGCTTCCTGCTGGCCGTCACCGGCGGGGACGGCCACCGTACGGTGCTGTCCTGGGCCGAGATCGACGCGGACTTCGCGGACTCGCCGATCCTGCTGGCCACCGCCATGGACGGGCGCGGCCTGGACATGGCGGGCAGCCAGCTGGTGGTCCCGTCCGACCGCTGTGGGGCCCGCTACATCAGCGCGATCACGAGTGTCTGGGTCGGCACCTGCGCTTTTGCCGGGCTGTAG